The Osmia bicornis bicornis chromosome 9, iOsmBic2.1, whole genome shotgun sequence genome has a segment encoding these proteins:
- the LOC114873054 gene encoding very-long-chain (3R)-3-hydroxyacyl-CoA dehydratase isoform X4, with protein sequence MANMLTPFVHWAQTENQVTLKVDLTDVKDVNVDLDEKTLRVIAYGQGARGLNKYGFNLDLHSSIDSEESNFKVINRQIDFTLKKRSPAWWPRLTSQPQKPSWLKIDFDKWTSEDLEDNEDEKRDICNDYPGMYDKLHKEEFGYRKENFKLAYLIIYNLCQFVGFSYIHTVMGIIYSRDGPACVKETYAAVGNAMKFIQLLQFLEVMHSLFGYTKSSTLMSFVQVGGRAFILFCMIEAEPRMQTKPVVSYLLLVWSTVEIFRYPYYITQLLKIELPLLTWLRYTIWMPLYPLGFLCEGGSFGDWKLIEESRN encoded by the exons atGGCAAATATGTTAACTCCATTTGTACATTGGGCTCAAACAGAAAATCAAGTAACATTAAAGGTAGATTTAACTGATGTTAAG GATGTCAACGTCGATTTGGATGAAAAAACATTAAGAGTTATTGCTTATGGGCAAGGTGCTAGAGGGCTTAATAAGTATGGATTTAATCTTGACTTACATTCATCCATTGACTCAGAg GAAAGTAATTTTAAAGTAATAAATCGGCAGATTGATTTTACATTAAAAAAGAGATCTCCTGCATGGTGGCCTAGATTAACTAGTCAACCACAAAAGCCATCGTggttgaaaattgattttgatAAATGGACAAGTGAAGATTTAGAGGATAATGAAGATGAAAAACGAGATATCTGTAATGATTACCCTGGGATGTATGATAAACTCCATAAAGAAGAATTTGGTTATAGAAAAG aaaatttcaagttgGCGTATTTAATCATTTACAATCTGTGTCAGTTTGTTGGTTTTTCGTATATCCATACTGTAATGGGAATAATATATTCAAGAGATGGACCAG ctTGTGTGAAAGAAACATATGCAGCTGTTGGGAATGCAATGAAATTTATACAACTTCTACAATTTCTAGAAGTTATGCATTCGTTATTTGGGTATACTAAAAGCAGTACACTTATGTCATTTGTACAAGTTGGAGGCAGAgcgtttattttattttgtatgaTCGAAGCTGAACCACGAATGCAAACAAAACCAGTTGTTTCTTATCTTTTACTTGTTTGGAGTACAGTGGAAATATTTAGATATCCATATTACATTActcaattattaaaaatagaacTTCCACTTTTAACATGGTTGAGATATACAATTTGGATGCCATTATATCCATTGGGTTTTCTTTGTGAAG GTGGTAGTTTTGGGGATTGGAAACTGATAGAGGAAAGCAGGAACTGA
- the LOC114873054 gene encoding very-long-chain (3R)-3-hydroxyacyl-CoA dehydratase isoform X2, translated as MANMLTPFVHWAQTENQVTLKVDLTDVKDVNVDLDEKTLRVIAYGQGARGLNKYGFNLDLHSSIDSEESNFKVINRQIDFTLKKRSPAWWPRLTSQPQKPSWLKIDFDKWTSEDLEDNEDEKRDICNDYPGMYDKLHKEEFGYRKENFKLAYLIIYNLCQFVGFSYIHTVMGIIYSRDGPACVKETYAAVGNAMKFIQLLQFLEVMHSLFGYTKSSTLMSFVQVGGRAFILFCMIEAEPRMQTKPVVSYLLLVWSTVEIFRYPYYITQLLKIELPLLTWLRYTIWMPLYPLGFLCEGIIILRNIPYFEETQKFTISLPNAWNFAFHFPSFLKVVVLGIGN; from the exons atGGCAAATATGTTAACTCCATTTGTACATTGGGCTCAAACAGAAAATCAAGTAACATTAAAGGTAGATTTAACTGATGTTAAG GATGTCAACGTCGATTTGGATGAAAAAACATTAAGAGTTATTGCTTATGGGCAAGGTGCTAGAGGGCTTAATAAGTATGGATTTAATCTTGACTTACATTCATCCATTGACTCAGAg GAAAGTAATTTTAAAGTAATAAATCGGCAGATTGATTTTACATTAAAAAAGAGATCTCCTGCATGGTGGCCTAGATTAACTAGTCAACCACAAAAGCCATCGTggttgaaaattgattttgatAAATGGACAAGTGAAGATTTAGAGGATAATGAAGATGAAAAACGAGATATCTGTAATGATTACCCTGGGATGTATGATAAACTCCATAAAGAAGAATTTGGTTATAGAAAAG aaaatttcaagttgGCGTATTTAATCATTTACAATCTGTGTCAGTTTGTTGGTTTTTCGTATATCCATACTGTAATGGGAATAATATATTCAAGAGATGGACCAG ctTGTGTGAAAGAAACATATGCAGCTGTTGGGAATGCAATGAAATTTATACAACTTCTACAATTTCTAGAAGTTATGCATTCGTTATTTGGGTATACTAAAAGCAGTACACTTATGTCATTTGTACAAGTTGGAGGCAGAgcgtttattttattttgtatgaTCGAAGCTGAACCACGAATGCAAACAAAACCAGTTGTTTCTTATCTTTTACTTGTTTGGAGTACAGTGGAAATATTTAGATATCCATATTACATTActcaattattaaaaatagaacTTCCACTTTTAACATGGTTGAGATATACAATTTGGATGCCATTATATCCATTGGGTTTTCTTTGTGAAGGTATCATAATACTGAGAAATATTCCATATTTTGAAGAAACACAGAAATTTACTATATCTTTACCAAATGCTTGGAACTTTGCATTTCATTTTCCATCATTTTTAAAG GTGGTAGTTTTGGGGATTGGAAACTGA
- the LOC114873054 gene encoding very-long-chain (3R)-3-hydroxyacyl-CoA dehydratase isoform X3: MANMLTPFVHWAQTENQVTLKVDLTDVKDVNVDLDEKTLRVIAYGQGARGLNKYGFNLDLHSSIDSEESNFKVINRQIDFTLKKRSPAWWPRLTSQPQKPSWLKIDFDKWTSEDLEDNEDEKRDICNDYPGMYDKLHKEEFGYRKENFKLAYLIIYNLCQFVGFSYIHTVMGIIYSRDGPACVKETYAAVGNAMKFIQLLQFLEVMHSLFGYTKSSTLMSFVQVGGRAFILFCMIEAEPRMQTKPVVSYLLLVWSTVEIFRYPYYITQLLKIELPLLTWLRYTIWMPLYPLGFLCEGIIILRNIPYFEETQKFTISLPNAWNFAFHFPSFLKYTNLHRW; encoded by the exons atGGCAAATATGTTAACTCCATTTGTACATTGGGCTCAAACAGAAAATCAAGTAACATTAAAGGTAGATTTAACTGATGTTAAG GATGTCAACGTCGATTTGGATGAAAAAACATTAAGAGTTATTGCTTATGGGCAAGGTGCTAGAGGGCTTAATAAGTATGGATTTAATCTTGACTTACATTCATCCATTGACTCAGAg GAAAGTAATTTTAAAGTAATAAATCGGCAGATTGATTTTACATTAAAAAAGAGATCTCCTGCATGGTGGCCTAGATTAACTAGTCAACCACAAAAGCCATCGTggttgaaaattgattttgatAAATGGACAAGTGAAGATTTAGAGGATAATGAAGATGAAAAACGAGATATCTGTAATGATTACCCTGGGATGTATGATAAACTCCATAAAGAAGAATTTGGTTATAGAAAAG aaaatttcaagttgGCGTATTTAATCATTTACAATCTGTGTCAGTTTGTTGGTTTTTCGTATATCCATACTGTAATGGGAATAATATATTCAAGAGATGGACCAG ctTGTGTGAAAGAAACATATGCAGCTGTTGGGAATGCAATGAAATTTATACAACTTCTACAATTTCTAGAAGTTATGCATTCGTTATTTGGGTATACTAAAAGCAGTACACTTATGTCATTTGTACAAGTTGGAGGCAGAgcgtttattttattttgtatgaTCGAAGCTGAACCACGAATGCAAACAAAACCAGTTGTTTCTTATCTTTTACTTGTTTGGAGTACAGTGGAAATATTTAGATATCCATATTACATTActcaattattaaaaatagaacTTCCACTTTTAACATGGTTGAGATATACAATTTGGATGCCATTATATCCATTGGGTTTTCTTTGTGAAGGTATCATAATACTGAGAAATATTCCATATTTTGAAGAAACACAGAAATTTACTATATCTTTACCAAATGCTTGGAACTTTGCATTTCATTTTCCATCATTTTTAAAG TATACAAATCTTCATAGGTGGTAG
- the LOC114873054 gene encoding very-long-chain (3R)-3-hydroxyacyl-CoA dehydratase isoform X5, giving the protein MANMLTPFVHWAQTENQVTLKVDLTDVKDVNVDLDEKTLRVIAYGQGARGLNKYGFNLDLHSSIDSEESNFKVINRQIDFTLKKRSPAWWPRLTSQPQKPSWLKIDFDKWTSEDLEDNEDEKRDICNDYPGMYDKLHKEEFGYRKENFKLAYLIIYNLCQFVGFSYIHTVMGIIYSRDGPACVKETYAAVGNAMKFIQLLQFLEVMHSLFGYTKSSTLMSFVQVGGRAFILFCMIEAEPRMQTKPVVSYLLLVWSTVEIFRYPYYITQLLKIELPLLTWLRYTIWMPLYPLGFLCEVYKSS; this is encoded by the exons atGGCAAATATGTTAACTCCATTTGTACATTGGGCTCAAACAGAAAATCAAGTAACATTAAAGGTAGATTTAACTGATGTTAAG GATGTCAACGTCGATTTGGATGAAAAAACATTAAGAGTTATTGCTTATGGGCAAGGTGCTAGAGGGCTTAATAAGTATGGATTTAATCTTGACTTACATTCATCCATTGACTCAGAg GAAAGTAATTTTAAAGTAATAAATCGGCAGATTGATTTTACATTAAAAAAGAGATCTCCTGCATGGTGGCCTAGATTAACTAGTCAACCACAAAAGCCATCGTggttgaaaattgattttgatAAATGGACAAGTGAAGATTTAGAGGATAATGAAGATGAAAAACGAGATATCTGTAATGATTACCCTGGGATGTATGATAAACTCCATAAAGAAGAATTTGGTTATAGAAAAG aaaatttcaagttgGCGTATTTAATCATTTACAATCTGTGTCAGTTTGTTGGTTTTTCGTATATCCATACTGTAATGGGAATAATATATTCAAGAGATGGACCAG ctTGTGTGAAAGAAACATATGCAGCTGTTGGGAATGCAATGAAATTTATACAACTTCTACAATTTCTAGAAGTTATGCATTCGTTATTTGGGTATACTAAAAGCAGTACACTTATGTCATTTGTACAAGTTGGAGGCAGAgcgtttattttattttgtatgaTCGAAGCTGAACCACGAATGCAAACAAAACCAGTTGTTTCTTATCTTTTACTTGTTTGGAGTACAGTGGAAATATTTAGATATCCATATTACATTActcaattattaaaaatagaacTTCCACTTTTAACATGGTTGAGATATACAATTTGGATGCCATTATATCCATTGGGTTTTCTTTGTGAAG TATACAAATCTTCATAG
- the LOC114873054 gene encoding very-long-chain (3R)-3-hydroxyacyl-CoA dehydratase isoform X1: MANMLTPFVHWAQTENQVTLKVDLTDVKDVNVDLDEKTLRVIAYGQGARGLNKYGFNLDLHSSIDSEESNFKVINRQIDFTLKKRSPAWWPRLTSQPQKPSWLKIDFDKWTSEDLEDNEDEKRDICNDYPGMYDKLHKEEFGYRKENFKLAYLIIYNLCQFVGFSYIHTVMGIIYSRDGPACVKETYAAVGNAMKFIQLLQFLEVMHSLFGYTKSSTLMSFVQVGGRAFILFCMIEAEPRMQTKPVVSYLLLVWSTVEIFRYPYYITQLLKIELPLLTWLRYTIWMPLYPLGFLCEGIIILRNIPYFEETQKFTISLPNAWNFAFHFPSFLKVYLLIFCLPLIYTLMSRMNQARYKKLGKPKLRKKYA, from the exons atGGCAAATATGTTAACTCCATTTGTACATTGGGCTCAAACAGAAAATCAAGTAACATTAAAGGTAGATTTAACTGATGTTAAG GATGTCAACGTCGATTTGGATGAAAAAACATTAAGAGTTATTGCTTATGGGCAAGGTGCTAGAGGGCTTAATAAGTATGGATTTAATCTTGACTTACATTCATCCATTGACTCAGAg GAAAGTAATTTTAAAGTAATAAATCGGCAGATTGATTTTACATTAAAAAAGAGATCTCCTGCATGGTGGCCTAGATTAACTAGTCAACCACAAAAGCCATCGTggttgaaaattgattttgatAAATGGACAAGTGAAGATTTAGAGGATAATGAAGATGAAAAACGAGATATCTGTAATGATTACCCTGGGATGTATGATAAACTCCATAAAGAAGAATTTGGTTATAGAAAAG aaaatttcaagttgGCGTATTTAATCATTTACAATCTGTGTCAGTTTGTTGGTTTTTCGTATATCCATACTGTAATGGGAATAATATATTCAAGAGATGGACCAG ctTGTGTGAAAGAAACATATGCAGCTGTTGGGAATGCAATGAAATTTATACAACTTCTACAATTTCTAGAAGTTATGCATTCGTTATTTGGGTATACTAAAAGCAGTACACTTATGTCATTTGTACAAGTTGGAGGCAGAgcgtttattttattttgtatgaTCGAAGCTGAACCACGAATGCAAACAAAACCAGTTGTTTCTTATCTTTTACTTGTTTGGAGTACAGTGGAAATATTTAGATATCCATATTACATTActcaattattaaaaatagaacTTCCACTTTTAACATGGTTGAGATATACAATTTGGATGCCATTATATCCATTGGGTTTTCTTTGTGAAGGTATCATAATACTGAGAAATATTCCATATTTTGAAGAAACACAGAAATTTACTATATCTTTACCAAATGCTTGGAACTTTGCATTTCATTTTCCATCATTTTTAAAGGTATATTTACTAATATTTTGTTTACCTCTTATATACACGTTAATGTCTCGTATGAATCAAGCACGTTATAAAAAGTTAGGCAAACCCaagttaagaaaaaaatacgcataa
- the LOC114873114 gene encoding vacuole membrane protein 1-like isoform X2 yields MVRRKVDRKTSNASNMGITNNVKNFDGNFIYTDSRSTMSATTVVPVSQLKHKQFKGLLKEHLPISGKRTNMNSELGNIMLENTTAIRRVKDSAPINGAQQNIEQKKLSAPFSEEPNNLNNESHIDSESLTLWQHPITTLNYFFRELFSNVFSLGRKALHHRRIVWSIISITVLILILNRISGPHQQVLRAWETKIIWWLYWIGLGVLSSVGLGTGLHTFVLYLGPHIAAVTMAAYECGALNFPEPPYPDQIICPTTIDPMWTAGILNIMRKVRIEAMLWGAGTALGELPPYFMARAARTSRHNNRDEKFDQEDLKELEALEALENGENVSLLIRIKLTMKHFVQKAGFWGILACASIPNPLFDLAGLTCGHYLIPFWTFFGATLIGKAIIKMHIQQLAVIIAFNEELLDKFIKLLAIVPYVGSKFQEPLKKYLIEQKKKLHDKTSMDGTTTISWLFDKFVMLMVCYFLVTIIHALARNYHRKRTKRTD; encoded by the exons ATGGTGCGAAGAAAAGTAGATCGAAAAACAAGCAATGCTTCTAATATGGGTATTACCAATAATGTAAAGAATTTTGATGGCAATTTTATTTACACGGATAGCAGAAGCACAATGAGTGCTACTACAGTGGTACCAGTTTCACAACTTAAACATAAACAATTTAAAGGCTTATTAAAAGAACATCTGCCCATTTCAGGAAAAAGGACAAACATG AATAGTGAACTAGGAAATATCATGTTGGAAAATACCACTGCCATTCGACGTGTAAAGGATTCAGCTCCTATTAATGGTGCTCAACAAAATATTGAACAGAAAAAGTTATCTGCACCATTTTCAGAAGAgccaaataatttaaataatgaatctCATATAGATTCAGAAAGTTTAACATTATGGCAGCATCCAATTACTACACTAAACTACTTTTTCCGAGAACTTTTTAGTAATGTATTCAGCTTAGGAAGAAAAGCATTACATCACAGAAGAATAGTATGGAGTATAATATCAATAACTGTATTGATTCTGATATTAAACAGAATTTCTGGTCCACATCAACAG GTTTTAAGAGCATGGGAGACAAAAATAATTTGGTGGCTGTATTGGATAGGTTTAGGTGTTCTTTCTAGTGTAGGTCTTGGTACAGGCTTACACACTTTTGTACTTTATCTAGGACCACATATAGCAGCTGTTACTATGGCTGCATATGAATGTGGTGCTCTTAACTTTCCTGAACCACCATATCCTGATCAAATAATATGTCCAACAACAATTGATCCAATGTGGACTGCaggaatattaaatattatgaGAAAAGTACGTATAGAAGCTATGCTTTGGGGTGCTGGTACTGCACTTGGTGAATTACCACCATATTTTATGGCCAGAGCTGCTCGAACTAGCAGGCACAATAATAGAGATGAAAAGTTTGATCAGGAAGATTTAAAAGAATTAGAAGCTTTAGAGGCTTTAGAAAATGGCGAAAATGTATCGCTACTAATACGTATAAAACTGACTATGAAGCATTTTGTACAGAAAGCAGGTTTTTGGGGAATTCTTGCTTGTGCTTCA ATTCCTAATCCATTGTTTGATCTTGCTGGTTTAACATGTGGTCATTATTTAATTCCTTTTTGGACATTCTTCGGTGCTACACTCATAGGAAAAGCTATTATAAAAATGCATATTCAGCAACTTGCAGTGATTATAGCTTTTAATGAAGAACTTCTagataaatttatcaaattattagCAATTGTACCATACGTTGGTTCAAAGTTTCAGGAACCATTGAAAAAATATCTTATTGAACAGAAAAAGAAGTTACATGATAAAACATCAATG gatGGAACAACAACAATTTCATGGTTGTTTGATAAATTTGTAATGTTAATGGTATGTTACTTTTTGGTAACAATTATCCATGCATTAGCAAGAAATTATCACCGTAAACGAACCAAACGTACGGATTAA
- the LOC114873114 gene encoding vacuole membrane protein 1-like isoform X1 yields the protein MVRRKVDRKTSNASNMGITNNVKNFDGNFIYTDSRSTMSATTVVPVSQLKHKQFKGLLKEHLPISGKRTNMVYDNSELGNIMLENTTAIRRVKDSAPINGAQQNIEQKKLSAPFSEEPNNLNNESHIDSESLTLWQHPITTLNYFFRELFSNVFSLGRKALHHRRIVWSIISITVLILILNRISGPHQQVLRAWETKIIWWLYWIGLGVLSSVGLGTGLHTFVLYLGPHIAAVTMAAYECGALNFPEPPYPDQIICPTTIDPMWTAGILNIMRKVRIEAMLWGAGTALGELPPYFMARAARTSRHNNRDEKFDQEDLKELEALEALENGENVSLLIRIKLTMKHFVQKAGFWGILACASIPNPLFDLAGLTCGHYLIPFWTFFGATLIGKAIIKMHIQQLAVIIAFNEELLDKFIKLLAIVPYVGSKFQEPLKKYLIEQKKKLHDKTSMDGTTTISWLFDKFVMLMVCYFLVTIIHALARNYHRKRTKRTD from the exons ATGGTGCGAAGAAAAGTAGATCGAAAAACAAGCAATGCTTCTAATATGGGTATTACCAATAATGTAAAGAATTTTGATGGCAATTTTATTTACACGGATAGCAGAAGCACAATGAGTGCTACTACAGTGGTACCAGTTTCACAACTTAAACATAAACAATTTAAAGGCTTATTAAAAGAACATCTGCCCATTTCAGGAAAAAGGACAAACATGGTATATGAT AATAGTGAACTAGGAAATATCATGTTGGAAAATACCACTGCCATTCGACGTGTAAAGGATTCAGCTCCTATTAATGGTGCTCAACAAAATATTGAACAGAAAAAGTTATCTGCACCATTTTCAGAAGAgccaaataatttaaataatgaatctCATATAGATTCAGAAAGTTTAACATTATGGCAGCATCCAATTACTACACTAAACTACTTTTTCCGAGAACTTTTTAGTAATGTATTCAGCTTAGGAAGAAAAGCATTACATCACAGAAGAATAGTATGGAGTATAATATCAATAACTGTATTGATTCTGATATTAAACAGAATTTCTGGTCCACATCAACAG GTTTTAAGAGCATGGGAGACAAAAATAATTTGGTGGCTGTATTGGATAGGTTTAGGTGTTCTTTCTAGTGTAGGTCTTGGTACAGGCTTACACACTTTTGTACTTTATCTAGGACCACATATAGCAGCTGTTACTATGGCTGCATATGAATGTGGTGCTCTTAACTTTCCTGAACCACCATATCCTGATCAAATAATATGTCCAACAACAATTGATCCAATGTGGACTGCaggaatattaaatattatgaGAAAAGTACGTATAGAAGCTATGCTTTGGGGTGCTGGTACTGCACTTGGTGAATTACCACCATATTTTATGGCCAGAGCTGCTCGAACTAGCAGGCACAATAATAGAGATGAAAAGTTTGATCAGGAAGATTTAAAAGAATTAGAAGCTTTAGAGGCTTTAGAAAATGGCGAAAATGTATCGCTACTAATACGTATAAAACTGACTATGAAGCATTTTGTACAGAAAGCAGGTTTTTGGGGAATTCTTGCTTGTGCTTCA ATTCCTAATCCATTGTTTGATCTTGCTGGTTTAACATGTGGTCATTATTTAATTCCTTTTTGGACATTCTTCGGTGCTACACTCATAGGAAAAGCTATTATAAAAATGCATATTCAGCAACTTGCAGTGATTATAGCTTTTAATGAAGAACTTCTagataaatttatcaaattattagCAATTGTACCATACGTTGGTTCAAAGTTTCAGGAACCATTGAAAAAATATCTTATTGAACAGAAAAAGAAGTTACATGATAAAACATCAATG gatGGAACAACAACAATTTCATGGTTGTTTGATAAATTTGTAATGTTAATGGTATGTTACTTTTTGGTAACAATTATCCATGCATTAGCAAGAAATTATCACCGTAAACGAACCAAACGTACGGATTAA
- the LOC114873114 gene encoding vacuole membrane protein 1-like isoform X3, whose amino-acid sequence MLENTTAIRRVKDSAPINGAQQNIEQKKLSAPFSEEPNNLNNESHIDSESLTLWQHPITTLNYFFRELFSNVFSLGRKALHHRRIVWSIISITVLILILNRISGPHQQVLRAWETKIIWWLYWIGLGVLSSVGLGTGLHTFVLYLGPHIAAVTMAAYECGALNFPEPPYPDQIICPTTIDPMWTAGILNIMRKVRIEAMLWGAGTALGELPPYFMARAARTSRHNNRDEKFDQEDLKELEALEALENGENVSLLIRIKLTMKHFVQKAGFWGILACASIPNPLFDLAGLTCGHYLIPFWTFFGATLIGKAIIKMHIQQLAVIIAFNEELLDKFIKLLAIVPYVGSKFQEPLKKYLIEQKKKLHDKTSMDGTTTISWLFDKFVMLMVCYFLVTIIHALARNYHRKRTKRTD is encoded by the exons ATGTTGGAAAATACCACTGCCATTCGACGTGTAAAGGATTCAGCTCCTATTAATGGTGCTCAACAAAATATTGAACAGAAAAAGTTATCTGCACCATTTTCAGAAGAgccaaataatttaaataatgaatctCATATAGATTCAGAAAGTTTAACATTATGGCAGCATCCAATTACTACACTAAACTACTTTTTCCGAGAACTTTTTAGTAATGTATTCAGCTTAGGAAGAAAAGCATTACATCACAGAAGAATAGTATGGAGTATAATATCAATAACTGTATTGATTCTGATATTAAACAGAATTTCTGGTCCACATCAACAG GTTTTAAGAGCATGGGAGACAAAAATAATTTGGTGGCTGTATTGGATAGGTTTAGGTGTTCTTTCTAGTGTAGGTCTTGGTACAGGCTTACACACTTTTGTACTTTATCTAGGACCACATATAGCAGCTGTTACTATGGCTGCATATGAATGTGGTGCTCTTAACTTTCCTGAACCACCATATCCTGATCAAATAATATGTCCAACAACAATTGATCCAATGTGGACTGCaggaatattaaatattatgaGAAAAGTACGTATAGAAGCTATGCTTTGGGGTGCTGGTACTGCACTTGGTGAATTACCACCATATTTTATGGCCAGAGCTGCTCGAACTAGCAGGCACAATAATAGAGATGAAAAGTTTGATCAGGAAGATTTAAAAGAATTAGAAGCTTTAGAGGCTTTAGAAAATGGCGAAAATGTATCGCTACTAATACGTATAAAACTGACTATGAAGCATTTTGTACAGAAAGCAGGTTTTTGGGGAATTCTTGCTTGTGCTTCA ATTCCTAATCCATTGTTTGATCTTGCTGGTTTAACATGTGGTCATTATTTAATTCCTTTTTGGACATTCTTCGGTGCTACACTCATAGGAAAAGCTATTATAAAAATGCATATTCAGCAACTTGCAGTGATTATAGCTTTTAATGAAGAACTTCTagataaatttatcaaattattagCAATTGTACCATACGTTGGTTCAAAGTTTCAGGAACCATTGAAAAAATATCTTATTGAACAGAAAAAGAAGTTACATGATAAAACATCAATG gatGGAACAACAACAATTTCATGGTTGTTTGATAAATTTGTAATGTTAATGGTATGTTACTTTTTGGTAACAATTATCCATGCATTAGCAAGAAATTATCACCGTAAACGAACCAAACGTACGGATTAA
- the LOC114873060 gene encoding NADH-ubiquinone oxidoreductase subunit 8 codes for MTSLKVIQPGVKLFQDLPKILNVPLTRSKYYNIYGDQKEATWDDIRDNTVQKVFFLEIIRGLGVALSQLFREPATINYPFEKGPLSPRFRGEHALRRYPSGEERCIACKLCEAICPAQAITIEAEERADGSRRTTRYDIDMSKCIYCGFCQEACPVDAIVEGPNFEFSTETHEEMLYNKEKLLNNGDKWESEIASNIHADHLYR; via the exons ATGACATCTCTTAAAGTTATCCAGCCag GTGTAAAACTGTTTCAAGATCTTCCAAAGATTTTAAACGTACCTTTGACTCGaagtaaatattataatatttatggAGATCAAAAGGAAGCTACATGGGATGATATTCGTGATAACACAGTTCAAAAAGtatttttcttagaaattATTCGTGGGCTAGGAGTTGCATTATCTCAATTGTTTAGAGAACCTGCAACAATAAATTACCCTTTTGAAAAGGGCCCTTTAAGTCCACGATTTAGAGGAGAACATGCATTaagaag ATATCCTTCAGGAGAGGAAAGGTGTATTGCATGTAAATTATGTGAAGCAATTTGTCCAGCACAAGCAATCACTATTGAAGCAGAAGAGAGAGCTGATGGATCGCGTCGTACAACAAGATATGACATAGATATGTCAAAATGTATATATTGTGGTTTCTGTCAAGAAGCTTGCCCAGTGGATGCAATCGTGGAG GGTCCGAACTTTGAGTTCTCGACAGAAACACACGAAGAAATGttatataataaagaaaaacttTTGAACAATGGAGATAAATGGGAATCGGAAATTGCTAGCAATATTCATGCTGATCATTTGTACCGTTAA
- the LOC114873061 gene encoding trafficking protein particle complex subunit 1, with product MTIHNLYIFSKNGTLLYYAEWNRLNKSGITKEEEAKLMYGMLFSIKSFVSKISPLDPKEGFLYYKTSKYTLHYFETPSGLKFVLNTDNATHNARELLQQLYKEVYLEYVVKNPLCQLNEPIQSELFKLKVDELFKKSPLFLSRSI from the exons ATGACAATTCACAATTTGTACATATTTTCCAAAAATGgaacattattatattatgcTGAGTGGAATAGGTTAAATAAATCTGGAATAACAAAAGAGGAG GAAGCAAAGTTAATGTACGGAATGTTGTTTTCCATTAAATCATTCGTAAGTAAAATATCACCGTTGGATCCAAAAGAAggatttttatattataaaactaGCAAATACACATTGCATTATTTTGAAACTCCTTCAGGATTAAAATTTGTGTTAAACACTGATAATGCTACACATAATGCTAGAGAATTGTTGCAACAATTATACAAAGAA gTTTACTTGGAGTATGTAGTAAAAAATCCGCTCTGCCAATTAAATGAACCAATTCAAAGTgaattgtttaaattaaaagttgatgaattatttaaaaaatctcccTTATTTTTAAGCAGATCAATATAA